The sequence GCAGGAACGAAAATTTGGCGTACGCGACCTGGTGGTCACGAATGCCGACAATCCGAAGCTGCTTGTTATAGCTCGCGACAGCGTTTCGTAGATTGACAATGCGCGGGTCATCCTTGAAATGTGCGTAGCCTTTGACGAGACGGCGGTTGAGCTCCACAACCATGGGGAGCGGAAGCTTCTTCCCTTTGGTGTTGTACAGTCGGCGCGCAGCTTGGATAACCTGGAGAACGTCAGCGTCTCGTTCGAACCTTCAAACGCCCAGGCTCAGTTCGCGAGATGGGTAGCTCTTACCATTAGAGTTTCATAATCGGGGCTGGTCACAGTCACTGCGACCAGACTCTGGTAGATAATATCCAGCAGCGCTCCAACGGACTCGCGACGTTCGCCCTTCTTGAACTGATCAACCAGCTCTCTTGGAACCTCCACGGGATTCCCAAACTCAATGACTGCACGTGAACGGAATTTATGAGCGTGGAAATAGTTCATGCCGCAGGGAACGATCTTTAAGCCACAGTCCGGATTGTCTGCCAGGGTGCCCAGGGCCATCAAAGCCACACCCGCTATCGCATGGTCAGCAATCTCCAACTTTTTCGTTCAATCGATACTGCGGTAGGCGAGCAACATACCTTTCAGGGGAAGCAGAGATGGTCGGTCATGACTTCCACCCTCGGGGAAAATACCCACGCAGCCGCCCGAGTTCAATCGAGCAAAGACAGCCTCGTAGACGGCGGTTTGATCTACATGCGGCGCAACTTTGAATTTGGTGCCTTTGAAGTCTGGATCCTTCTCAGATTCATCCCCTGTAAACTTGCCATCGTCGTCGATATCTTTCCGGCCAGTCAGTTGGAAAAGGGCGTCTCGGTGCTTGAATGGCTTTTTGAGCACGAGCTCCTCCGGTCCCCGAATCTCGGCGATTGCCGTGCTGTGCGCAGTGCCGTTGATGGTGGGCAGCGCGATGGTGCCCTCTGCCTCGAATCCGGGGCCTTCAAAGTTGGTGCCCACTCCGCGAAGAAGCGTGGGCTCATTGACGGGGTCGGGGAGGTAGATAGTGCCTTGTCCCGGCTTCAGATTATCCATCGCGCGCGCCACAGGCAATGTACCAATTCCTCTGGCCAGTAAACCAATGAACTTGCGCCGAAAAGATTTCTCAGCGATCAACCATGAGATTCGTCGGTGTGCTTCACTGCGAATCACGCGCATCAGGACGAGCGAATCGACAAACTACCCCGGAAGAAAGCGCGGAAGGCCGTATTAGCACTATGATCCCAGCCGGGGTATTTCTGAGAGGCAAGTCCACGTACCTGATTCGCATGAGGGgcagcgacgaggatgatcgGTCCTCGACGGGGGATTTTCCATGATCCGCGAGGATGCACCTCGCGAAAGAAGAGGTCAATGAGGACGGAGAAGGTCCACAGGACTAGGTCGTATAACCACCCGATGAGGGGTGGTATATACGCCTGGTTCTTCCCCATCTCGGTGTGCTTGCAGTTGCACGCCCAGGACTGACCCACGGGAGGTTGCGGACGCGATCGGGGGTTTTTCGTGTGGGATGTGAGAGGAGCTGATTTCACATGTAACTTGGCGATGCTCACCCGGCGGCCCGCCAAAGAAGGAACAATAAAATCTTGGCCGCTCGAGCTTGGCCCCGCTCTCGAGCTCCCTCACGTCCGTCCGTTCCTAGTGGAGAGCGAACCTTGGGCGAAGCTTGGGGCGGATCGTTCGCTTAAGCACGACCGTTCACGTTCAaagccgggggggggggatagTCACAATTTTGACAGTCAGAGGAGGATCTGCTGCTAGACCACAGGCAGTCTGAATGTTGTGTCCAGTGTCAAGTGACCGAGGGGGCGAGAGTGTCGCGGACACCACAGAATTTTGGGGAGCTGCTTGGGCCCATTGTCCGACTACCCACGTCACGCCGAAGACAGTTCTAGAACCACGGCTTTTACCACCACCGAGCGAACAAGATTGTGTGTCCACTGTCCAGTGTGCACACCCTCAGGATTTCGGGTCAAGGTCTATCTGAAGACTATTCTTCTACGCAATCTGACGAGTCTTCAGTCTTTGCTGCTTCTCCACAAGATCTCTCGGAGGTATGGAATCCCAGTGGGCACAAAGAGTTCATGACGTGCGGAGCCGTTCGGACAACTCTTCCAGCTCCCCACAGCCAATCCTTTCGTCGGCGGCGACTGCTGGTCATCGATAGGCGGGACGGAAAGGCTCCGTGCTTCAATAGCCTTACCTCAAGTGGATGTTAGATATTATGCTTTGAATATGAAATAATCTGCGAGTGAATCTTGACAAGTTGAGGTTGGCACCCACTTTGTTTCGGGCAAAGCTACAGAGTGATGTCTTTCTTTcacaaaaaggaaaggcCACGATATTCCTCGTAGGTACCAGCTGTAGCTGTGCTGTATCGCATTCTGAAGATCGCACAAAGAGCTTGTTACGAAAGCACGGGACCCCTCGATAATGATTTACTTGACATCATCATCGCGTCGAGATTGCGACTCTGTCGATATTTATGTACGCTAGGTTTCTCATAATATCGTCATGTGCCATGTTAAGGTTCTTTATACCGCTGATATGGATGTTGAAAAGCTTATGTCCCAGCAAATTCCCCGTTTTCTATGTATCCTACACCAAAACTGTTTCTCCCCTGTACATATCATACCTACCACGGGACGAATCTCTACTCCATCGAAAGAGAAATGGATAGGAGCCCGCTCCATGCAGCCCAGACCTTGACAGATCCCGTGTGCCTCGACCTGATGACGCGATACATGGGCCACAGACTGGATGGCATTCCGTTGGGATTTCTTGACCAGTGTCAATGAAGAACCAGGGCAGCCGTCCAGGCCAGATCAGCCATTCAGAAAGCCTCACACTAGCGACATCTTCATTAACACTGACCTGCCGAGTGACTTGTATGCCTTGTTCGCCGATCTCACTACGAGCACGGCTATCTTCTTTCTGTGCTTGCAGTGTGATAGCCTCGCCATAATAACTGCTCGAGGGGTCTTCGCTGGCTTGATAGCTGGAGCGCAATCTGATCAGGAGAATCCGTAGCGCGGGGATCGAGGCGGCCAGAATGGTCAGACCGGTCTCCACGCAAGCCCAGATGGTGACGTGTGAGCTGAACCCTACAGTTTTATCATATCAGACAATGATTCTTTGTTTCTCCAGTGGAGCAGTTGGGTAATTTATTCCTCAAAGGTAAAGTCGTTAACTTGAGCGACATTGACAAGTTTTGAAATCTTGATGAATGAGGCAATGGCCGCGCTGACCAATGAAAATCATTGGTTGATTCATTGGTAGCGGTGTATAATGATGAGTCTCAATCTATTATTATGTATGGGAAAGTCGACGTACATAAAGCCCATACTCATGGCTAGTGCAATACCGGCTTTCTCGCGCTTCTTCGTTTCAAGGTTCCAGAGAACTATCCAAGGGAGGAAAGCCAAGATCACGTCCATACATCCGGAGTAAGCTGTGGCGCGAAAGTTTTCATCAGCTCCATCGGCGTCAATGGTATTGTTGTTCACAGTGATGAGGAGTACAAACCTCCCGCGATCAGCGCGATCGTTTCAAAGACCACAACGGGCCAGCACTTGGCCGTGGCCCATGAGCTTGAGGCTCCACAGTGCAGCTGCTGGCCTACATTGGGCCAGGTAGCAAGCACACAGCCACATGAGAGCATTCatcgtgatgatgatgaaccaCAACAGCACCTTCATCCAAGTCTTGGTCACGATACGCAGCAGTGTGAACGCGAAAGAAGTCTTACTCAAGACGCAGGCGATGATCAGAATCACAAAACTGATATAGAGAAGCTTCAGTGCAGGAGGTATGATCTCTGGGTCTTCGAAATCGTACACATGCCTCTTTACCACACCCATACTCACGGTATTGCTGATGAGGGAcgtgaagatgagaagaaggaccTGAAGCTAGGGTTAGCACGTGGGTACAAAGCTCGTTAGGGGGAAACT comes from Penicillium oxalicum strain HP7-1 chromosome I, whole genome shotgun sequence and encodes:
- a CDS encoding putative acyltransferase, whose translation is MGKNQAYIPPLIGWLYDLVLWTFSVLIDLFFREVHPRGSWKIPRRGPIILVAAPHANQFVDSLVLMRVIRSEAHRRISWLIAEKSFRRKFIGLLARGIGTLPVARAMDNLKPGQGTIYLPDPVNEPTLLRGVGTNFEGPGFEAEGTIALPTINGTAHSTAIAEIRGPEELVLKKPFKHRDALFQLTGRKDIDDDGKFTGDESEKDPDFKGTKFKVAPHVDQTAVYEAVFARLNSGGCVGIFPEGGSHDRPSLLPLKAGVALMALGTLADNPDCGLKIVPCGMNYFHAHKFRSRAVIEFGNPVEVPRELVDQFKKGERRESVGALLDIIYQSLVAVTVTSPDYETLMVIQAARRLYNTKGKKLPLPMVVELNRRLVKGYAHFKDDPRIVNLRNAVASYNKQLRIVGIRDHQVAYAKFSFLQVIAMLVYRLGKLALLTIGTLPGLLLFTPVFIATKYLSMKKSKEALAASSVKLQGRDVMATWKLLIALAFAPAVYATYTAIFTYWTYRNRIQGLVPDWVPLWLIVIVGMVGFPTITFAALRIGEVGMDIVKSLRPLVLSLNPSSANTLVRLRERRAMLAQQVTDAINTMGPELFPDFDAARIVTDPFREAGEESTVVREPPTPKRSQEAKTGESWTSAEPLPRNESFQNLANIGFFSTRPPSRNRSRSRSSGPGPASRHGMKPLSPMTTQNDALGDVSSRIRDAMRERGERRRRRSEDGSWDMASSGSATPSSGDEMRKDL